The following are from one region of the Corynebacterium hindlerae genome:
- a CDS encoding vWA domain-containing protein, protein MVRRAGTGAEGVPGRRSYAYTPQGASVRAVKGGHGLHVVGTVLAAANRGGRVVEGLIDFRPQDLRGQLRRGREANLIVFVVDSSGSMAGQDRLAAVTGAVHSMLRDAYQRRDRVAVITVRGADAEVVLPPTSSIDVAVRRLHGLPTGGRTPLGEGLLKAHELMEREHRREPGRRPILIVISDGRATGGSGLEGARQAAHTIAARRLAAPVVIDCEKPGRVQLGLARELAKQMNAVCLRLSELSADNVVGVIDAL, encoded by the coding sequence CTGGTGCGTCGCGCCGGCACCGGCGCGGAAGGGGTGCCGGGCCGTCGCTCCTATGCGTACACTCCGCAGGGCGCGAGCGTGCGCGCGGTCAAGGGCGGCCATGGGCTACACGTGGTGGGCACGGTGCTCGCCGCGGCGAACCGCGGTGGCCGGGTGGTGGAAGGCCTCATTGATTTCCGGCCCCAGGACCTGCGCGGGCAGCTGCGGCGCGGCCGGGAGGCGAACCTGATTGTGTTCGTGGTGGACTCCTCCGGGTCGATGGCGGGCCAGGACCGGTTGGCAGCCGTCACCGGGGCAGTGCACTCCATGCTTCGCGACGCCTACCAGCGCCGAGATCGCGTCGCCGTGATCACGGTACGTGGCGCGGACGCCGAAGTGGTGCTGCCGCCTACCTCGTCCATTGATGTGGCAGTGCGCCGGCTGCATGGCCTCCCCACCGGCGGGCGCACCCCATTGGGTGAGGGCCTGCTCAAAGCCCATGAATTGATGGAACGTGAGCACCGGCGGGAACCAGGGAGGCGACCGATCCTGATCGTGATCTCGGATGGGCGCGCCACCGGCGGTTCCGGCCTCGAGGGAGCTCGCCAGGCCGCGCACACCATCGCGGCCCGCCGGCTCGCCGCGCCCGTGGTGATCGATTGCGAGAAACCAGGTCGCGTGCAGCTGGGCCTGGCGCGGGAACTGGCGAAGCAGATGAACGCAGTGTGCCTGCGCCTGTCTGAACTCAGCGCCGACAATGTGGTCGGCGTGATCGATGCCTTGTAG